One genomic region from Salinicola endophyticus encodes:
- the rplI gene encoding 50S ribosomal protein L9, with translation MEVILLDNIGKLGELGDKVTVKPGYGRNYLVPYGLAVPATKDNVAAFESQRAELEAQAAARKAEAESRAEQLSEIELSLVAKAGDEGKLFGSIGPRDLAEALVQAGLDVAKSEVRMPEGPIRQTGEYDIALQLHAEVSTSVRVVVVAE, from the coding sequence ATGGAAGTCATTCTGCTCGATAACATCGGCAAGCTTGGCGAACTGGGTGACAAGGTCACCGTCAAGCCCGGCTACGGCCGCAACTACCTGGTGCCCTACGGTCTCGCCGTGCCGGCCACCAAGGACAACGTCGCCGCGTTCGAATCCCAGCGTGCCGAGCTCGAAGCCCAGGCCGCTGCACGCAAGGCGGAAGCCGAAAGCCGTGCCGAACAGCTGTCCGAGATCGAACTGTCGCTGGTCGCCAAAGCGGGCGACGAAGGCAAGCTGTTCGGTTCCATCGGTCCGCGCGATCTGGCCGAAGCGCTGGTCCAGGCCGGTCTCGACGTCGCCAAGAGCGAAGTGCGCATGCCGGAAGGTCCGATTCGCCAGACCGGCGAATATGACATCGCGCTGCAGCTGCACGCCGAAGTCAGCACCAGCGTTCGCGTCGTGGTGGTTGCCGAGTAA
- the dnaB gene encoding replicative DNA helicase, whose protein sequence is MNERVDNDQETAKLKLPPHSLEAEQSVLGGLMLDNSSWDTVSERLVADDFYRQEHRLTYNAMAELAEATQPLDVVTLSEALERRDQLESVGGLAYLAELARNTPSAGNIRAYADIVRERATLRKLIQASRQIADSAYSPDGRASDELVNEAERLVFQISESRPKFGGPQGMSQLLTKAVDRIDELFNMKGQMTGISTGFRDLDEMTSGLQPSDLVIIAGRPSMGKTTFAMNLVEHAVVAGDKPVIVFSMEMPAESLMLRMLSSLGRIDQTRVRTGQLEDEDWPRLTSAVNLLKDKQLFIDDTPALSPNELRSRVRRIAREHGNIGLVMIDYLQLMQVPGLSENRTAEISEISRSLKGVAKEFNCPVVSLSQLNRSLEQRPNKRPVMSDLRESGAIEQDADVIAFVYRDEVYNSDNPDNKGLAELIIGKQRNGPIGTVHMAFIGKYTRFEDLAPDSYGQHYE, encoded by the coding sequence ATGAACGAACGCGTCGATAACGATCAAGAGACGGCCAAGCTCAAGCTGCCGCCGCACTCGCTGGAGGCGGAGCAGTCGGTGCTGGGCGGGCTGATGCTCGACAACTCCAGCTGGGACACGGTTTCCGAGCGGCTGGTGGCGGACGACTTCTACCGTCAGGAGCACCGCCTCACCTACAACGCCATGGCGGAGCTGGCCGAGGCCACTCAGCCGCTCGACGTGGTCACTCTGTCGGAAGCGCTGGAGCGGCGCGATCAGCTCGAGAGCGTAGGCGGGCTGGCCTACCTGGCGGAACTGGCGCGCAACACGCCCTCGGCGGGCAACATTCGCGCCTATGCCGATATCGTGCGCGAGCGGGCCACCCTGCGCAAACTGATCCAGGCTTCGCGCCAGATCGCCGACAGTGCCTACTCCCCGGATGGGCGCGCCTCCGACGAACTGGTCAACGAGGCCGAGCGGCTGGTGTTCCAGATCAGCGAGTCGCGGCCCAAGTTCGGCGGCCCTCAGGGCATGAGTCAGCTGTTGACCAAGGCGGTCGACCGCATCGACGAGCTGTTCAACATGAAGGGCCAGATGACCGGCATCTCGACCGGCTTTCGCGACCTCGACGAGATGACCTCGGGGCTGCAGCCCTCGGATCTGGTGATCATTGCCGGGCGCCCGTCGATGGGTAAGACCACCTTCGCCATGAACCTGGTCGAGCATGCGGTGGTCGCCGGCGACAAGCCGGTGATCGTGTTCTCGATGGAGATGCCGGCGGAGTCGCTGATGCTGCGTATGCTGTCGTCGCTGGGGCGTATCGACCAGACCCGGGTGAGGACCGGCCAGCTCGAGGACGAGGACTGGCCGCGGCTGACCTCGGCGGTCAACCTGCTCAAGGACAAGCAGCTGTTCATCGACGACACCCCGGCACTGTCGCCCAACGAACTGCGCTCGCGGGTGCGGCGTATCGCCCGTGAGCACGGCAACATCGGGCTGGTGATGATCGACTACCTGCAGCTGATGCAGGTACCGGGGCTGTCCGAGAACCGCACCGCGGAGATCTCCGAGATCTCGCGCTCGCTCAAGGGCGTGGCCAAGGAGTTCAACTGCCCCGTGGTGTCGCTGTCTCAGCTCAACCGTTCGCTCGAGCAGCGCCCCAACAAGCGCCCGGTGATGTCGGACCTGCGCGAGTCCGGTGCTATCGAGCAGGACGCCGACGTCATCGCCTTCGTCTACCGTGACGAGGTCTACAATAGCGATAATCCCGACAACAAGGGGCTGGCCGAGCTGATCATCGGCAAGCAGCGTAACGGCCCCATCGGTACCGTACACATGGCGTTCATCGGCAAGTACACCCGATTCGAGGACCTGGCCCCGGACAGCTATGGCCAGCATTACGAGTAA
- a CDS encoding bifunctional diguanylate cyclase/phosphodiesterase yields MHFQPIVSVPTARVLGYEALARGPRGSPYATPLPLFDAARETGQLAPLERLCRERAVEGWVATGLSELLFLNVTPEVLIDPSHIGGQTVALLAAHGLSPQQIVIEITEQSPGIDPGLMAEAAQHYQAMGFAIALDDLGDGYAGLRLWSQLNPDYVKLDRHFVSGLDRDRVKRRFVRSIVDIAHSLGSRVVAEGVEREGELQALVELGADFYQGWLFARPSPTPQDQRAQLETQLVALAAARRQSVAVTEIRRLSVALPTLSIGTRVAEAAECFSRLPSANALAVVDQRHQPLGLLGRQQLMTLLGKRYGFDLHGRQPVETVMQQRALCVEAGEPLEQVSRKVTGRDESMRDEDFIITDAGRYLGIGHVINLLQLFTEQQVQLARQANPLTQLPGNRPIRAALEHYQRQNTPFVACYLDLDHFKPFNDRFGYALGDQMILTLARVLSEALEREDFLGHLGGDDFILLLESPAGLHLRLAALQQNFAAESLKLLPETERRAGGFEAKDRFDQLRFFPHTRLSITALRVPVNARIDSFGDLWSRFKSAAKRAPHGRVVVSLRGEQRYPQR; encoded by the coding sequence ATGCATTTCCAGCCGATCGTCAGCGTGCCGACCGCCCGGGTGCTGGGCTACGAGGCGCTGGCCCGCGGCCCTCGGGGATCGCCCTACGCGACGCCGTTGCCGCTCTTCGATGCCGCCCGCGAGACCGGCCAGCTGGCGCCACTGGAGCGGCTCTGCCGCGAGCGTGCGGTCGAGGGCTGGGTCGCCACCGGGCTCAGCGAGCTGCTGTTTCTCAATGTCACCCCCGAAGTGCTGATCGATCCGTCGCACATCGGCGGCCAGACCGTGGCGCTGCTGGCGGCCCACGGCCTGAGCCCGCAGCAGATCGTGATCGAGATCACCGAGCAGTCGCCGGGCATCGACCCGGGGCTGATGGCGGAGGCAGCCCAGCACTACCAGGCGATGGGTTTCGCCATCGCCCTGGATGACCTCGGCGACGGCTATGCCGGGCTGCGCCTGTGGTCGCAGCTCAACCCCGATTACGTCAAACTCGATCGCCACTTCGTCAGCGGCCTCGACCGCGACCGGGTCAAGCGCCGTTTCGTGCGTTCGATCGTCGATATCGCCCACAGTCTGGGGAGTCGCGTGGTCGCCGAAGGGGTCGAGCGCGAGGGCGAGCTGCAGGCGCTCGTGGAGCTGGGGGCCGATTTCTACCAGGGCTGGCTGTTCGCGCGGCCCAGCCCCACGCCGCAGGACCAGCGCGCCCAGCTGGAAACGCAGCTGGTCGCGCTGGCCGCGGCGCGGCGCCAGAGTGTCGCGGTGACCGAGATCCGCCGCCTCAGCGTGGCGTTGCCGACGCTGAGCATCGGGACGAGAGTGGCCGAGGCGGCGGAGTGTTTCAGTCGCCTGCCGAGCGCCAACGCCCTGGCCGTGGTCGACCAGCGTCACCAGCCGCTCGGCCTGCTCGGGCGTCAGCAGTTGATGACGCTGCTGGGCAAGCGCTACGGTTTCGATCTCCACGGCCGCCAGCCGGTCGAGACGGTGATGCAGCAGCGCGCGCTCTGTGTGGAGGCGGGAGAGCCGCTGGAGCAGGTCTCGCGCAAGGTGACCGGCCGCGACGAGTCGATGCGCGATGAGGATTTCATCATCACCGACGCCGGCCGCTACCTGGGCATCGGGCATGTCATCAACCTGCTGCAGCTATTCACCGAGCAGCAGGTTCAGTTGGCGCGTCAGGCCAATCCGCTGACGCAGCTGCCGGGCAACCGGCCGATCCGCGCCGCCCTCGAGCACTATCAGCGTCAGAACACGCCCTTCGTCGCCTGCTATCTCGATCTCGATCACTTCAAACCGTTCAACGATCGCTTCGGCTATGCCCTGGGCGACCAGATGATCCTGACCCTGGCGCGGGTACTGAGCGAAGCCCTGGAGCGTGAGGACTTTCTCGGCCATCTCGGCGGTGACGATTTCATTCTGCTGCTCGAAAGCCCCGCTGGCCTGCACCTTCGGCTGGCCGCACTGCAGCAGAACTTCGCCGCCGAGAGCCTCAAGCTGCTGCCGGAGACCGAGCGCCGCGCTGGCGGCTTCGAGGCCAAGGACCGCTTCGACCAGCTGCGCTTCTTCCCCCACACACGGTTGTCCATCACCGCGCTGCGGGTGCCGGTGAATGCTCGCATCGACAGCTTCGGTGACCTCTGGAGCCGCTTCAAGAGCGCGGCCAAGCGGGCGCCCCACGGGCGTGTGGTGGTCAGCTTGCGCGGCGAGCAGCGCTACCCGCAGCGATGA
- a CDS encoding DUF6482 family protein, translated as MDLKELTRFSRDHDNFEIRVIAHAGSRYYQVMVEPEDGSTQVLTRRGKPMLFRALDDVYGELKQAGIHRAYLVQQVANDEIVGHEPHYHDPLLSRMPLVF; from the coding sequence ATGGACCTCAAGGAGCTCACACGCTTTTCCCGCGATCACGACAACTTCGAGATTCGCGTCATCGCCCACGCCGGTAGCCGCTACTACCAGGTGATGGTGGAGCCGGAAGATGGCTCGACCCAGGTACTGACACGCCGCGGCAAGCCGATGCTGTTCCGCGCGCTCGACGATGTCTACGGGGAACTCAAGCAGGCCGGTATCCACCGTGCCTATCTCGTTCAGCAGGTCGCCAACGACGAGATCGTCGGCCACGAGCCGCACTACCACGATCCGTTGCTGTCACGCATGCCGCTGGTCTTCTGA
- a CDS encoding cryptochrome/photolyase family protein produces the protein MSRPLILILGDQLSETLDVLVEAPDDALIALCEVRAEGEYVPHHPQKIVMLLSAMRHFADTLRDKGYQVHYSALDDDDNHHDLLEEAERLAEAYACDEIRVTHPGEWRLFERIQRRGTRWRLYPDNRFYCSIDAFGEWMAGRKRFRMEDFYRHMRKQTGLLMHADEPAGGQWNFDHDNRAPIDQGLDFPTPPRHRMDATTQAVAELVATHFGEHFGTLEGFNWAVTRRQALGDLRHFITHALADFGTYQDAISDSEPLLYHSRLAAALNIGLLSPQEVCEAVETAWQDGHAPINAAEGFIRQILGWREYVRGIYWQRMPGYKQENRLNARRGLPAFYWSGDTDLRCLHRAIEMTRDNAYAHHIQRLMVTGNFALLCGVSPAALCDWYLAVYADAFEWVELPNTLGMTLYADGGYLGSKPYCASGKYIDRMSDHCRHCRYDVKQVTGGDACPFNSLYWHFLERHRERLKGNQRMKLIYGSWDKMAQSRREAILAQAGAFLERLDTEPPYGRGEHAEGYQRR, from the coding sequence ATGTCGCGCCCCCTGATCCTGATACTCGGCGACCAGCTCAGCGAGACACTCGACGTTCTCGTCGAAGCGCCGGACGATGCCCTCATCGCGCTGTGCGAGGTCCGCGCCGAGGGCGAGTACGTGCCGCACCACCCGCAGAAAATCGTGATGCTATTATCGGCGATGCGCCACTTCGCCGACACCCTGCGCGACAAAGGGTATCAGGTGCACTACAGCGCGCTCGATGATGACGATAACCACCACGACCTGCTCGAAGAGGCGGAGCGCCTGGCCGAGGCCTACGCCTGCGACGAGATCCGCGTCACCCATCCCGGCGAGTGGCGGCTGTTCGAACGCATCCAGCGCCGCGGCACCCGCTGGCGGCTCTACCCGGACAACCGCTTCTACTGTTCGATCGATGCCTTCGGCGAGTGGATGGCGGGACGCAAGCGCTTTCGCATGGAAGATTTCTACCGTCACATGCGCAAGCAGACCGGGCTCTTGATGCACGCGGACGAGCCGGCCGGCGGCCAGTGGAACTTCGATCATGACAACCGCGCGCCGATCGACCAGGGTCTCGACTTCCCCACCCCACCGCGTCACCGCATGGACGCCACCACTCAGGCGGTGGCCGAGCTGGTAGCGACGCACTTCGGTGAGCATTTCGGCACCCTCGAAGGCTTCAACTGGGCGGTGACTCGGCGCCAGGCGCTGGGTGATCTGCGTCACTTCATCACGCATGCGCTGGCCGACTTCGGCACCTACCAGGACGCCATCAGCGACAGCGAGCCGCTGCTCTACCACTCGCGCCTCGCCGCGGCGCTGAACATCGGCCTGCTCTCGCCACAGGAGGTGTGCGAGGCGGTGGAGACGGCCTGGCAGGACGGGCACGCGCCGATCAACGCCGCCGAAGGCTTCATCCGCCAGATCCTCGGCTGGCGCGAGTACGTGCGCGGCATCTACTGGCAGCGCATGCCCGGCTACAAGCAGGAGAATCGGCTCAACGCCCGCCGCGGTCTGCCAGCTTTCTACTGGAGCGGTGATACCGATCTGCGCTGCCTGCATCGGGCGATCGAGATGACCCGCGACAACGCCTACGCGCACCATATCCAGCGGCTGATGGTCACCGGCAATTTCGCCCTGCTGTGCGGCGTCTCTCCCGCCGCCCTGTGCGATTGGTACCTGGCGGTCTATGCCGACGCCTTCGAATGGGTCGAGCTGCCCAATACCCTTGGCATGACCCTCTATGCCGACGGCGGCTACCTCGGCTCCAAGCCCTACTGCGCGTCGGGAAAGTACATCGACCGCATGTCGGATCACTGCCGCCACTGCCGTTACGACGTCAAGCAGGTGACCGGCGGCGACGCCTGCCCGTTCAACAGCCTCTACTGGCACTTCCTGGAGCGCCATCGCGAGCGACTCAAGGGCAATCAGCGCATGAAGCTGATCTATGGCAGCTGGGACAAGATGGCGCAGTCGCGCCGCGAGGCGATCCTGGCGCAGGCGGGGGCCTTTCTCGAGCGTCTGGATACCGAGCCGCCTTACGGCCGCGGCGAGCACGCCGAGGGTTATCAGCGCCGCTGA
- the hemH gene encoding ferrochelatase, whose product MAARYGVMLVNLGTPAAPTAKAVREYLAEFLGDPRVIDAPRWLWWPILHGVILRIRPPKVAKAYASVWQEEGSPLLAIGRRQQRALASALAERTGEAIPVELAMTYGQPSMEQAGLALRDAGVDKILVLPLYPQFSRTTTGAVFQRLAKALAPCPHLPQLRFVNHYHDHPDYIAALAASVREHWETLGDRGRLLMSYHGIPKRYVDNGDPYGRHCQRTSALLAEALELEEGSWFQSYQSRFGREEWLKPYTDETLKQWGADKTECVDVISPAFAADCLETLEEIDAENREYFQEAGGGRYRYIPALNDRPEHIHLLSQLVAENTAGW is encoded by the coding sequence ATGGCGGCCCGTTACGGAGTCATGCTGGTCAATCTGGGAACGCCAGCGGCGCCCACGGCCAAGGCGGTGAGAGAGTATCTAGCGGAGTTTCTGGGCGACCCGCGGGTGATCGACGCGCCGCGCTGGCTGTGGTGGCCGATTCTGCACGGGGTGATTCTGCGCATTCGTCCCCCCAAGGTGGCCAAGGCCTATGCCTCGGTGTGGCAGGAGGAGGGCTCGCCGCTGCTGGCGATCGGGCGGCGCCAGCAGCGCGCGCTGGCCTCGGCGCTGGCCGAGCGCACCGGCGAGGCGATTCCGGTGGAGCTGGCGATGACCTACGGTCAGCCGAGCATGGAGCAGGCCGGGCTGGCGCTGCGCGATGCCGGAGTCGACAAGATCCTGGTGCTGCCGCTCTATCCGCAGTTCTCGCGAACCACTACCGGTGCCGTTTTCCAGCGTCTGGCCAAGGCGCTGGCCCCTTGCCCGCACCTGCCGCAACTGCGCTTCGTCAATCACTACCACGACCACCCGGACTATATCGCCGCGCTCGCCGCCAGCGTACGCGAACACTGGGAGACCCTGGGCGATCGCGGGCGCCTGCTGATGTCCTATCACGGCATACCCAAACGCTATGTCGACAACGGCGACCCTTACGGTCGCCACTGCCAGCGCACCAGCGCGCTGCTCGCCGAGGCGCTCGAGCTCGAGGAGGGTAGCTGGTTCCAGAGCTATCAGTCGCGCTTCGGCCGGGAAGAGTGGCTCAAACCCTACACCGACGAGACGCTCAAGCAGTGGGGCGCCGACAAGACCGAGTGTGTCGACGTGATCAGCCCGGCGTTCGCCGCCGACTGTCTCGAGACCCTGGAAGAGATCGACGCCGAGAATCGTGAATACTTTCAGGAGGCCGGGGGTGGGCGCTATCGCTATATCCCGGCGCTCAACGACCGCCCCGAGCATATCCATCTGCTCAGCCAGCTGGTGGCGGAGAACACGGCTGGCTGGTGA
- a CDS encoding Na+/H+ antiporter subunit G yields MLDTLLEGAIAFMLIAGGIFAFIGSLGLTHLKDFYMRLHGPSKTTTLGVGCTLIGSLIFFSQENGPVIQELLITIFAFITAPVSAHMLAKSALHHKLKPDPRTRGNPQELESDRSKHTVEEAPQGNSPLP; encoded by the coding sequence ATGCTGGACACGCTGCTCGAAGGGGCGATCGCCTTCATGCTGATCGCCGGCGGGATCTTCGCCTTCATCGGCTCGCTGGGGCTGACCCACCTCAAGGACTTCTACATGCGCCTGCACGGGCCATCGAAGACCACCACCCTAGGGGTGGGGTGTACCCTGATCGGGTCGCTGATCTTCTTCAGTCAGGAGAATGGCCCGGTGATCCAGGAGCTGCTGATCACCATTTTCGCCTTCATCACCGCGCCGGTATCGGCGCACATGCTGGCCAAGAGCGCGCTGCATCACAAGCTCAAGCCGGACCCGCGGACCCGCGGCAATCCGCAGGAGCTGGAGAGCGACCGATCCAAGCACACGGTGGAAGAAGCGCCCCAGGGCAACTCGCCGCTGCCCTGA
- a CDS encoding K+/H+ antiporter subunit F → MIATALWIALALFSAAIALNFYRAVIGPSLPDRVLAVDTMYMNSIALIVLFGIWVNNKDYFEAALLIAMLGFVSTIAVCKYLLRGDIIE, encoded by the coding sequence ATGATCGCTACCGCGCTGTGGATCGCCCTGGCGCTGTTCAGCGCCGCTATCGCGCTCAACTTCTATCGCGCCGTGATCGGCCCCAGCCTGCCGGACCGAGTGCTGGCGGTCGACACCATGTACATGAACTCGATCGCGCTGATCGTGCTGTTCGGTATCTGGGTCAACAACAAGGACTACTTCGAGGCGGCACTGCTGATCGCCATGCTCGGCTTCGTCAGCACCATCGCCGTGTGCAAGTACCTGCTGCGCGGCGACATCATCGAATAG
- a CDS encoding Na+/H+ antiporter subunit E, whose amino-acid sequence MIPPVRWLPMPVLSLLLLLVWLLLQQSVALGQWLLGGVLAVAIPLLCRPFWERQPRIKRPLKLLHYLGRVLKDIVVANLEVSKLILDPRGRMRPAFVEYPLTLTENFPITILASTITMTPGTVSAHLRLDNRTLLIHALDVADIDGLIAEIHQRYERPLMEIFES is encoded by the coding sequence ATGATTCCTCCCGTACGCTGGCTACCGATGCCGGTGCTGTCGCTGCTGCTGCTGCTGGTATGGCTGCTGCTGCAGCAGAGCGTGGCCCTCGGCCAGTGGCTGCTGGGTGGCGTGCTGGCCGTGGCGATTCCGTTGCTGTGCCGCCCGTTCTGGGAGCGTCAGCCGCGCATCAAGCGCCCGCTCAAGCTGCTGCACTACCTGGGCCGGGTACTCAAGGACATCGTGGTGGCCAACCTCGAGGTCTCCAAGCTGATTCTCGACCCGCGCGGGCGCATGCGCCCGGCGTTCGTCGAGTACCCGCTGACGCTGACCGAGAACTTCCCCATCACCATTCTCGCCAGCACCATCACGATGACCCCGGGCACCGTGTCGGCCCACCTGCGCCTGGACAACCGCACGCTGCTGATCCACGCCCTCGACGTCGCCGACATCGACGGCCTGATCGCCGAGATTCATCAGCGTTACGAACGCCCGCTCATGGAGATCTTCGAATCATGA
- a CDS encoding monovalent cation/H+ antiporter subunit D, whose translation MMQHLIILPILLPLFTGLAMLIKRDATMQPRRTIGLVSTALLVVISIALVVESSNGQIRYYALGDWQPPFGIILMLDRLSALMVCLTSVLALGSLAYACAGDDKKGSNFHGLFQLQLMGINGAFLTGDMFNLFVFFEVLLIASYSLLMHGGGKDRTQAGFHYVALNLAGSAMFLIALGVLYGTTGTLNMADMGQRVAQLDPERLGLLKAGAFLLLVVFGLKSAILPLYFWLPRAYASAPAPVAALFAIMTKVGIYAILRVYTLIFGDSAGDLANFVQPWLWWFALATVALGGVGVLSARDLRTQVAYLILISVGTLLAGVSMDRVASLSALLYYMLHTTLVSGGLFLLADAIADQRGKAGARIVPGRGVTQPALLGLAYFVGAITVVGLPPLSGAIGKALLLDAAQPSEQPWLWPLLLLSSLAGLVAMGRSGSTIFWKAGKPDPEGPRLKPSMLAGLALLLGASPLLAIFAGPITAFTQASAAQLLDPGAYTQAILAPTSGGDS comes from the coding sequence GTGATGCAGCATCTGATCATCCTTCCCATCCTGCTGCCGCTGTTCACCGGGCTCGCGATGCTGATCAAGCGCGACGCCACCATGCAGCCGCGGCGCACCATCGGCCTGGTGAGTACCGCGCTGCTGGTCGTGATCAGCATCGCCCTGGTGGTCGAGAGCAGCAACGGCCAGATCCGCTACTACGCCCTGGGCGACTGGCAGCCGCCGTTCGGTATCATCCTGATGCTCGATCGCCTCTCGGCGCTGATGGTGTGCCTGACCAGCGTGCTCGCCCTCGGCAGCCTGGCGTACGCCTGCGCCGGCGACGACAAGAAAGGCAGCAATTTCCATGGGCTGTTCCAGCTGCAGCTGATGGGGATCAATGGCGCCTTCCTCACCGGCGACATGTTCAACCTGTTCGTGTTCTTCGAAGTGTTGCTGATCGCCTCCTACTCGCTGCTGATGCACGGTGGCGGCAAGGACCGCACCCAGGCGGGCTTCCACTACGTAGCACTCAACCTGGCCGGTTCGGCGATGTTTCTGATCGCGCTCGGCGTGCTCTACGGCACCACCGGCACGCTCAACATGGCGGACATGGGCCAGCGGGTCGCCCAGCTCGACCCCGAGCGCCTGGGGCTGCTCAAGGCCGGAGCCTTCCTGCTGCTGGTGGTGTTCGGGCTGAAGTCGGCGATCCTGCCGCTCTACTTCTGGCTGCCGCGGGCCTATGCCAGCGCGCCAGCGCCGGTGGCAGCCCTGTTCGCGATCATGACCAAGGTGGGGATCTACGCCATTCTGCGCGTCTACACCCTGATCTTCGGCGACAGCGCCGGCGACCTGGCCAACTTCGTGCAACCATGGCTGTGGTGGTTCGCCCTGGCGACGGTCGCGCTGGGCGGGGTCGGCGTGCTCTCGGCCCGCGACCTGCGCACCCAGGTCGCCTATCTGATCCTGATTTCGGTGGGTACCCTGCTGGCCGGCGTGAGCATGGACCGCGTGGCCTCGCTCTCGGCACTGCTCTACTACATGCTGCATACCACTCTGGTCAGCGGCGGCCTGTTCCTGCTCGCCGACGCCATCGCCGACCAGCGCGGCAAGGCCGGCGCGCGTATCGTACCCGGCCGCGGCGTCACCCAGCCGGCGCTGCTGGGGCTGGCCTACTTCGTCGGGGCGATCACCGTGGTCGGCCTGCCACCGCTGTCCGGGGCGATCGGCAAGGCGCTGCTGCTCGACGCGGCGCAGCCGAGCGAGCAGCCGTGGCTGTGGCCGCTGCTGCTGCTGTCGAGCCTCGCCGGGCTGGTGGCGATGGGCCGCAGCGGCTCCACCATCTTCTGGAAGGCAGGCAAGCCCGACCCCGAAGGGCCGCGGCTCAAGCCGAGCATGCTGGCGGGGCTCGCCCTGCTGCTGGGCGCCTCGCCGCTGCTGGCGATCTTTGCCGGCCCGATCACCGCCTTCACCCAGGCGAGCGCTGCTCAGCTGCTCGACCCCGGCGCCTATACCCAGGCGATTCTCGCCCCGACTTCTGGAGGTGACTCATGA
- a CDS encoding Na+/H+ antiporter subunit C, with protein MEALYATVTGFLAASGLYLALRGRTFPVVVGLTLLSYAVNLFLFSTGGLTTDGAAVIQDGKTHYADPLPQALVLTAIVIGFAMTAFSVILAMRVRGDQGSDQVNDQRGDDAREEKS; from the coding sequence ATGGAAGCGCTCTACGCCACCGTAACCGGCTTTCTGGCGGCCAGCGGTCTCTACCTGGCCCTGCGCGGGCGCACCTTCCCCGTGGTCGTGGGGCTGACGCTGCTCTCCTACGCGGTCAACCTGTTCCTGTTCTCCACCGGCGGCCTCACCACCGACGGCGCCGCGGTGATCCAGGATGGCAAGACCCACTATGCCGACCCGCTGCCCCAGGCGCTGGTGCTCACCGCCATCGTGATCGGCTTCGCCATGACCGCGTTCTCGGTGATTCTGGCGATGCGCGTGCGCGGCGACCAGGGCAGCGATCAGGTCAACGACCAGCGCGGCGATGACGCCAGGGAGGAGAAGTCGTGA